From one Candidatus Acididesulfobacter guangdongensis genomic stretch:
- a CDS encoding B12-binding domain-containing radical SAM protein: MKISISYPPLESKKGTPLLSQNRQFQWFKDPTYIYPVVPAYAATLLKENGFDVFWDDGIAESLTYDKWILRLKNEKPDIIVFETKTPVVKRHWQIISDIKKIYDQPANEDKLKNCYNFPIVILMGDHVTAMPEESLINSKVDFIITGGDYDFSLLGLCNALKNISSLDDLKNIPSGIYYRKGQEILNSGKFKLDNDLNKLPYIDRNLTNWKLYAYKNGNFKHTPGTYVMAGRDCWYGRCSFCSWTTLYPGKNFRTTNVSKYLDEIGILIEKFKVKEIFDDTGCFPIGNWLDEFCKGMIKRGYNKKVTMGCNMRVGALSQQEWSLLKQANFRMILIGLESIVPSTLERLNKGINASNIETTLKMAKYAGLEPQLTTMIGYPWETIDDAAMTINFAKKMFKKGYIDTLQATIVVPYPGTPLFDDARNNGWLLTEDWNRYDMKESVWRSPVTNEDVLKFAQDLYTSALNPYFIFKKLVSIRNIDDIKFIFKAGKKVLSHFTDFKKENNGY, from the coding sequence ATGAAAATTTCTATATCTTATCCGCCATTAGAATCTAAAAAGGGCACCCCATTGCTTTCCCAAAACAGGCAGTTTCAGTGGTTTAAAGACCCTACATATATATATCCTGTGGTGCCTGCTTATGCCGCGACACTTCTTAAAGAAAACGGATTTGATGTTTTTTGGGATGACGGGATAGCTGAATCGTTAACATATGATAAATGGATCTTGAGGCTCAAAAACGAAAAACCAGATATTATTGTTTTTGAAACTAAAACACCTGTTGTAAAAAGGCACTGGCAAATAATCTCAGATATAAAAAAAATTTATGATCAACCAGCAAATGAAGATAAATTAAAGAATTGTTATAATTTTCCTATAGTTATTCTTATGGGTGATCATGTAACAGCAATGCCTGAAGAGTCTTTGATAAACTCCAAAGTAGATTTTATTATTACCGGTGGTGATTATGATTTTTCCCTTCTTGGACTATGTAATGCATTAAAAAATATATCCTCGCTTGATGATTTGAAAAATATACCGTCGGGCATATATTATAGGAAAGGACAAGAGATTCTGAATTCAGGAAAATTTAAATTAGATAATGATTTAAATAAACTTCCTTACATTGACAGAAACCTCACAAATTGGAAACTCTATGCTTACAAGAACGGAAATTTTAAACATACGCCAGGCACATATGTAATGGCGGGAAGAGACTGCTGGTACGGAAGGTGTAGTTTTTGTTCATGGACAACTCTTTACCCAGGCAAAAATTTTAGAACGACAAATGTTTCAAAATATCTTGATGAAATAGGAATTTTAATTGAAAAGTTTAAGGTCAAGGAAATATTTGATGATACAGGCTGTTTTCCGATAGGAAACTGGTTGGATGAATTTTGCAAAGGCATGATAAAAAGAGGTTATAACAAAAAAGTAACAATGGGCTGCAATATGAGGGTTGGTGCGCTGTCTCAACAAGAATGGAGTTTATTAAAACAGGCAAATTTCAGAATGATTCTTATAGGTTTAGAATCAATAGTTCCTTCTACACTGGAGAGATTAAATAAGGGAATTAATGCATCAAATATTGAAACTACTCTAAAGATGGCAAAATACGCTGGATTAGAACCCCAACTTACGACAATGATAGGCTATCCTTGGGAAACTATTGACGACGCCGCTATGACTATCAATTTTGCCAAAAAAATGTTTAAAAAAGGGTATATTGATACATTACAGGCAACTATCGTCGTACCTTATCCAGGGACGCCTTTATTTGATGATGCAAGAAATAACGGCTGGCTTTTGACGGAAGATTGGAATAGATATGATATGAAAGAATCTGTCTGGAGAAGTCCTGTAACAAATGAAGATGTGCTAAAATTTGCTCAAGATTTGTACACTTCAGCCTTGAATCCTTATTTTATTTTTAAAAAGTTAGTTTCTATAAGAAATATTGACGATATAAAATTTATATTTAAGGCTGGGAAAAAAGTATTATCGCATTTTACAGATTTTAAAAAAGAAAATAATGGATACTGA
- a CDS encoding glycosyltransferase family 2 protein has protein sequence MKLYKGKISILMPAYNEGEKIYENLIYAYKIFKKFRFPFEIILIDDGSTDNTKAMALKAAEEHEEINFVSNVRNAGKGYALKNGFEHSTGDIIVFLDSDLENHPSQVGKLLKAMSDNNADVVIGTRRSKKLKAKYTLQRKILSFGYYLMIKSLFKLNLTDTQAGIKVFKRNVLEIIFPKILCKKFAFDIEILAIAIRKKFKVIEIPTTYIFSRENSLGRIKIKDVFDMGLDTLAIFYRMKILHYYD, from the coding sequence ATGAAATTATACAAAGGTAAAATTTCTATCCTTATGCCCGCCTACAACGAAGGCGAAAAAATATATGAAAATTTGATTTATGCCTATAAGATATTTAAAAAGTTCAGATTTCCTTTTGAAATAATATTAATAGACGACGGCAGCACCGATAATACAAAAGCTATGGCTTTAAAAGCGGCGGAGGAGCATGAAGAAATTAATTTTGTTTCAAATGTGCGTAATGCCGGCAAAGGGTATGCATTAAAAAACGGTTTTGAACATTCTACAGGCGATATAATAGTATTTTTAGACAGCGACCTTGAAAATCACCCTTCGCAAGTAGGAAAATTGCTTAAAGCGATGAGTGATAATAACGCCGATGTTGTTATAGGCACAAGAAGAAGCAAAAAATTGAAAGCAAAATATACATTACAAAGAAAAATATTAAGTTTTGGTTATTATTTAATGATAAAATCTTTGTTTAAACTAAATCTTACGGATACCCAAGCCGGTATTAAAGTTTTTAAGCGAAATGTTTTAGAAATTATTTTTCCAAAAATTTTATGTAAAAAATTTGCTTTTGATATTGAAATTTTAGCCATAGCTATCCGAAAAAAATTTAAAGTAATTGAAATACCTACCACATATATTTTTTCACGCGAAAACAGTTTAGGAAGAATTAAGATTAAAGATGTTTTTGATATGGGGTTGGATACCCTTGCTATATTTTATCGAATGAAAATATTACATTATTATGATTAA
- a CDS encoding glycosyltransferase, protein MINTIKNNLNTNANTNIIGTSNNHLVSIIIPVAKINNYIIEAISYYLNMSYKNFEIIILPDEEENYTFKKSVIVPTGHVGPATKRDIGAKNAKGDILAFIDDDAYPQANWLLNALKILKDDSIAAVGGPAITPEEDKFFQKVSGSVFLTKISGIDPRKYYPIGKSADVKEWPSVNFIIKKDIFLLINGFNSDLWPGEDTELCFKITEIGKRIVYDPYTIVYHHRRGNFAMHLRQIGNYGIVRGWLAKKHPLHSFKLKYFLSSFFVLYFLMTFLLLFLDFKLFTYMFLGLLFYILILLYAFFDINKKTKNVKISLFGTVYIFITHIYYGISFSYGFLFVKKIT, encoded by the coding sequence ATGATAAATACTATTAAAAATAATTTAAACACCAACGCCAATACCAATATAATTGGGACATCCAATAATCATTTAGTTTCTATTATTATTCCAGTTGCTAAGATTAATAATTATATTATTGAAGCTATTTCATACTATCTTAATATGAGTTATAAAAATTTTGAAATCATAATTTTACCGGATGAAGAAGAAAATTATACTTTTAAAAAATCAGTAATTGTTCCAACAGGTCACGTAGGTCCTGCTACAAAAAGAGACATAGGCGCCAAAAATGCTAAAGGCGATATACTTGCGTTTATTGATGATGACGCCTATCCTCAGGCGAACTGGTTATTAAACGCTTTAAAAATACTCAAAGATGATTCAATAGCTGCGGTCGGTGGACCAGCAATAACACCTGAAGAAGATAAATTTTTTCAAAAAGTTTCAGGCTCTGTATTTTTAACTAAAATAAGCGGCATAGACCCAAGGAAATATTATCCTATTGGAAAATCAGCTGATGTAAAAGAATGGCCGTCCGTTAACTTTATAATAAAAAAAGATATTTTTTTACTTATAAACGGTTTTAATTCGGATTTATGGCCTGGAGAAGATACCGAACTCTGTTTTAAAATTACAGAAATAGGAAAAAGAATTGTTTATGACCCGTATACTATTGTATATCATCATAGAAGAGGCAATTTTGCAATGCATCTAAGACAAATAGGAAATTATGGGATCGTAAGAGGATGGTTGGCTAAAAAACATCCTTTGCACTCATTTAAGTTAAAATATTTCTTATCATCTTTTTTTGTGTTATACTTCTTAATGACTTTTTTATTATTGTTTTTAGATTTCAAACTTTTTACTTATATGTTTTTAGGTTTATTATTTTATATCCTTATTTTACTTTACGCTTTTTTCGATATCAATAAAAAAACCAAAAATGTAAAAATTTCATTATTTGGAACTGTTTATATATTTATTACGCATATTTATTATGGTATTTCTTTTTCTTATGGCTTCTTATTTGTAAAAAAAATAACTTGA
- a CDS encoding UDP-glucose/GDP-mannose dehydrogenase family protein produces the protein MRISIIGTGYVGLVTGVCLSDSGNTVYCIDNDEDKINSLNKGIIPIYEPGLKELCDKNAKLKRLQFGSDLSKAVKNSEVIFIAVGTPPRENGEADLSNVFKVAESVALSMDSYKVIIVKSTVPVGTCDSVEKRIKELTGIPFDVVSNPEFLKEGAAIDDFQRPDRIIAGLNNHKENTKAKELISEIYEPFVRTGAPIYFMDRLSSELTKYASNAMLALRISYMNELANLCNITGADIDSIRIGIGSDKRIGKSFLFPGIGYGGSCFPKDVKALYHSAKQHRYDFKILKAVDEVNNIQKEIIVNMLLKHFKSDIKNKTFTLWGLAFKPKTDDIREAPALTIISKLLSYGASVKAFDPIAMENTKNVFPQIDYFDDMYNALKDSDGLILATEWNDFRMPDFNKIKSLLKTPAVFDGRNIYDKDKMKEYGFDYYSVGR, from the coding sequence ATGCGCATTTCAATAATAGGCACAGGCTATGTAGGTCTTGTCACCGGCGTCTGCCTTTCGGATTCCGGCAATACCGTTTATTGCATAGATAACGACGAAGATAAAATAAATTCTTTAAATAAAGGTATTATCCCTATATATGAGCCAGGACTCAAAGAACTCTGCGATAAAAACGCTAAACTTAAAAGGCTGCAGTTTGGTTCCGATTTATCGAAAGCCGTTAAAAACTCGGAAGTCATATTTATAGCCGTCGGCACACCTCCGAGAGAAAACGGCGAAGCAGACCTTTCAAACGTCTTTAAGGTAGCGGAAAGCGTAGCTCTGTCCATGGATTCATACAAAGTAATTATAGTTAAAAGCACAGTTCCGGTAGGCACATGCGATTCAGTAGAAAAAAGAATAAAAGAATTAACGGGAATTCCTTTCGATGTCGTGTCTAATCCGGAGTTTTTAAAAGAAGGGGCGGCAATAGATGACTTTCAGAGACCGGACAGGATTATAGCCGGTTTAAATAATCATAAAGAAAACACCAAAGCAAAAGAGCTTATTTCCGAAATATACGAACCCTTCGTGAGAACGGGCGCTCCAATATATTTTATGGACAGACTGTCTTCGGAATTAACAAAATACGCCTCAAACGCCATGCTTGCTTTAAGAATATCCTATATGAACGAACTTGCCAATCTCTGCAATATAACGGGAGCGGACATAGACAGCATAAGAATCGGAATAGGCTCCGACAAAAGAATAGGCAAATCTTTTCTTTTCCCAGGAATAGGCTACGGCGGCAGCTGTTTTCCGAAAGACGTAAAGGCTCTTTATCACAGCGCTAAACAGCACAGATACGATTTTAAAATATTAAAAGCCGTGGACGAGGTTAACAATATCCAGAAAGAAATAATCGTCAATATGCTTTTAAAACATTTTAAATCTGATATTAAAAACAAAACATTTACACTGTGGGGTCTTGCTTTTAAACCGAAAACAGACGATATAAGAGAAGCGCCCGCCCTTACCATAATATCTAAACTTCTGTCGTACGGAGCATCCGTCAAAGCTTTTGACCCTATTGCCATGGAAAATACAAAAAACGTATTTCCGCAGATAGACTATTTTGACGATATGTATAATGCCTTAAAAGATTCTGACGGACTTATATTAGCCACCGAATGGAACGATTTCAGAATGCCTGATTTTAACAAAATAAAGTCGCTTCTAAAAACCCCCGCCGTGTTCGACGGAAGAAATATTTACGATAAAGATAAGATGAAAGAATACGGTTTTGATTATTATTCTGTCGGGAGATAG
- a CDS encoding glycosyltransferase gives MSSVLVSVIITTKNEEKNIEMCLKSIKFQSYNNIEIIVVDNQSSDKTKEIAAKFTDLIYDKGPERSAQRNYGVSVSHGEYILYLDSDMILAPFVIESCVDEFKKSSSVVGLYIPEIIMGNGLFCKTRRFERSFYNATPIDAIRFVKNDIFIKADGFDESFSGPEDWDFNRKVSKLGELKLLGGYKVLSEEKGVKEWKKNGFSKEIITFLISNGIKSNDLNNKYNNVIFHNETNITLSKYFGKKNYYMKGFDIYINKWGKNDIIVKKQFGLYYRYIGVFIENGKWRKLVRHPLLTVSVYFLKGAVGVVYVWHKLYKFIK, from the coding sequence ATGAGTTCAGTGTTAGTTTCGGTTATAATAACAACGAAAAACGAAGAAAAAAATATAGAGATGTGCCTTAAAAGCATTAAATTTCAATCTTATAATAATATCGAAATAATAGTCGTTGATAATCAGTCGAGCGATAAAACAAAAGAAATCGCAGCTAAATTTACCGATTTGATTTATGATAAAGGACCTGAAAGGTCGGCTCAAAGAAATTACGGCGTTAGCGTAAGTCATGGAGAATATATATTGTATTTAGACTCCGATATGATTTTAGCTCCTTTTGTCATTGAATCATGCGTAGATGAATTTAAAAAGAGTTCCTCCGTTGTCGGATTATATATACCGGAAATAATAATGGGCAACGGATTATTTTGCAAAACAAGAAGATTTGAAAGGTCTTTTTACAACGCCACTCCGATAGACGCTATAAGATTTGTGAAAAATGATATTTTTATTAAAGCAGACGGTTTTGATGAAAGTTTTTCAGGACCGGAAGATTGGGATTTTAACAGAAAAGTTTCAAAGTTAGGAGAGCTTAAGCTTTTAGGCGGTTATAAAGTTCTATCTGAAGAAAAAGGGGTAAAGGAATGGAAGAAAAATGGTTTTTCAAAAGAAATTATAACTTTTTTAATTTCAAACGGGATTAAGTCTAATGATTTAAATAATAAATATAATAATGTAATATTTCATAACGAAACAAATATAACTTTATCAAAATATTTTGGCAAAAAAAATTATTATATGAAAGGCTTTGATATATATATAAATAAATGGGGCAAAAATGATATTATCGTTAAAAAACAATTTGGCTTATATTACAGGTATATAGGGGTTTTTATAGAAAACGGCAAGTGGAGAAAATTGGTTAGGCATCCGCTGTTAACGGTTAGTGTGTATTTTCTAAAGGGTGCAGTAGGAGTTGTATATGTTTGGCATAAGTTATATAAATTCATTAAATAA
- a CDS encoding class I SAM-dependent methyltransferase → MKKYLEGIVVNLEELYNKKYYLDRDYLPIHLQNAIENVLIQNNFHNILEVGVGTGRLMNSLRDKGYNVKGIDSSPIAAEMTGAIIGDATSIPFENESFDCVLGISIIEHLNEKDGLVFIKEIYRVLKKGGGVFLVTPNYSSPLRIIKGNNWYAYTDKTHLFYYTPKNLRNLLKVNGFNKIKFTFRLKDLPDFWPVEWPMGSIFKKLPNFFKHIPYRILISSPLGLYRDTFWIFGRKML, encoded by the coding sequence ATTAAAAAATATCTTGAGGGTATTGTTGTGAATCTTGAGGAATTGTATAATAAGAAGTATTATTTAGATAGGGATTATTTACCTATACATCTTCAAAATGCTATAGAAAATGTTCTTATACAAAACAATTTTCATAACATTTTAGAAGTAGGTGTTGGAACAGGAAGGCTTATGAATTCCCTGAGAGACAAGGGTTATAATGTCAAGGGAATTGATTCTTCACCTATTGCTGCAGAGATGACTGGTGCTATAATTGGAGATGCTACTTCAATACCTTTTGAAAACGAATCATTCGATTGTGTTTTGGGCATCAGTATTATCGAACATTTAAATGAAAAAGACGGTTTAGTATTTATTAAGGAAATTTATAGAGTATTGAAAAAAGGTGGTGGCGTATTTTTAGTCACTCCAAATTATTCTTCTCCTTTAAGAATTATAAAAGGGAATAATTGGTATGCTTATACCGATAAAACACATTTATTTTATTATACTCCAAAAAATTTACGTAATTTATTAAAAGTAAATGGCTTCAATAAAATAAAATTTACATTTAGATTAAAAGATCTTCCCGATTTCTGGCCTGTTGAATGGCCAATGGGATCAATTTTTAAAAAATTACCAAATTTTTTTAAGCATATCCCCTATCGCATTCTCATATCATCTCCGTTAGGACTTTATAGAGATACTTTTTGGATTTTTGGGAGGAAGATGTTATGA